The window TTCTCATTGTTCATCTCAAGCATTATAAACTCAGAATTTGATCCAATACCCTCGGCAACTTTCTCTGAGTAGTTTATGAGGTCCTGGGCGTATGCAAATAGCTTTTCCTTGTCAACGTCCGTTGATGTGATCGCGTCGACCGGTAGACCATGCACAAATACGCCACATGCATGAACACCACCTATCCTCATCAGATCTTCAAGCCTCTTTTTAATACTCACTCACCTCTCCACCACATCGAAAATAAAATATGGGGTGAATACCCCTTTATCTCTCACTGCAGCTGCTTCTGCACCAGTGGTATTGCTTTTTTCATCTCAAGGCGCGCCTTACCAAGGTTACCGTTTG of the Candidatus Syntrophoarchaeum caldarius genome contains:
- a CDS encoding Dynein light chain-related protein; the encoded protein is MSIKKRLEDLMRIGGVHACGVFVHGLPVDAITSTDVDKEKLFAYAQDLINYSEKVAEGIGSNSEFIMLEMNNEKLLVLPVDAGGVAVLTDRDANIGMVRVAMKVAIPEFKSYLVGG